One Streptomyces fagopyri DNA window includes the following coding sequences:
- a CDS encoding aldehyde dehydrogenase family protein, with the protein MRALTSSVPLVLGDQLTDASNGATFETVNPADGSVIAKVAEATVDDVARAVEAARAGAKAWQRMRPSQRTRLMLRYAALIEANKEQLAELQSRDMGKPIRESAKIDLPVMVETVEYFAGLVTKIEGRTTPAPGRFLNYTVREPIGVVGAITPWNFPAVQSIWKIAPALAMGNSIVLKPAQLAPLVPVALGELALEAGIPPGVVNVLPGRGSVAGNALVQHPGVGKITFTGSTEIGQEIGRMAADRLITTSLELGGKSALVAFADASPKAVADVVFAAMYGNQGETCTAPSRLLVERPIYDEVVELVKARVDAARVGDPLDPETEIGPLVNAAQRDSVHSYVVSGAAEGARLLAGSTEAPADGPGFFYQPALFADVAPDMRIAREEIFGPVLGVLPFEGEEQAIELANDTIYGLAAGVFTRDVGRALRFAGTLDAGNVWINSWGVLNPASPYRGFRHSGYGSDLGRSAIESFTKEKSVWVRLD; encoded by the coding sequence ATGCGTGCACTGACCTCCAGTGTTCCGCTGGTCCTCGGTGACCAGCTCACGGACGCCTCGAACGGAGCCACGTTCGAGACCGTCAACCCCGCCGACGGCAGCGTCATAGCGAAGGTCGCCGAGGCGACCGTGGACGACGTCGCCCGCGCCGTCGAGGCCGCGCGAGCCGGCGCCAAGGCCTGGCAGCGGATGCGCCCCTCGCAGCGCACCCGCCTGATGCTGCGCTACGCGGCGCTCATCGAAGCGAACAAGGAGCAGCTCGCCGAGCTGCAGAGCCGCGACATGGGAAAGCCGATCCGCGAGTCCGCGAAGATCGACCTGCCGGTCATGGTCGAGACCGTCGAGTACTTCGCCGGCCTGGTGACCAAGATCGAGGGACGGACGACCCCCGCCCCCGGCCGCTTCCTGAACTACACGGTGCGCGAGCCGATCGGTGTGGTCGGTGCGATCACCCCGTGGAACTTCCCCGCCGTGCAGTCGATCTGGAAGATCGCGCCGGCGCTGGCCATGGGCAACTCCATCGTCCTGAAGCCGGCGCAGCTCGCGCCGCTCGTGCCGGTGGCGCTGGGTGAGCTGGCCCTGGAGGCCGGCATCCCCCCCGGTGTCGTGAACGTCCTGCCGGGCCGCGGCTCGGTGGCGGGCAACGCACTGGTCCAGCACCCGGGCGTCGGCAAGATCACTTTCACCGGTTCGACCGAGATCGGCCAGGAGATCGGCCGGATGGCGGCGGACCGGCTGATCACCACCTCCCTGGAGCTGGGCGGGAAGTCGGCGCTGGTCGCGTTCGCGGACGCGTCCCCGAAGGCGGTCGCCGACGTGGTCTTCGCGGCCATGTACGGCAACCAGGGTGAGACCTGCACCGCGCCCAGCCGGCTCCTGGTCGAGCGTCCGATCTACGACGAGGTCGTGGAGCTGGTCAAGGCACGGGTCGACGCGGCCCGGGTCGGCGACCCGCTCGACCCCGAGACGGAGATCGGCCCGCTGGTCAACGCGGCGCAGCGCGACTCGGTTCACTCCTATGTGGTGTCGGGTGCCGCGGAGGGCGCTCGTCTGCTGGCGGGCAGCACCGAGGCTCCGGCAGACGGTCCGGGCTTCTTCTACCAGCCGGCGCTGTTCGCGGACGTGGCCCCGGACATGCGGATCGCCCGCGAGGAGATCTTCGGTCCCGTCCTCGGTGTGCTGCCGTTCGAGGGCGAGGAGCAGGCGATCGAGCTGGCGAACGACACGATCTACGGCCTCGCGGCCGGCGTGTTCACCCGGGACGTCGGCCGGGCCCTGCGCTTCGCCGGGACGCTGGACGCCGGGAACGTGTGGATCAACAGCTGGGGCGTGCTCAACCCGGCCTCGCCGTACCGCGGGTTCCGCCACAGCGGCTACGGCAGTGACCTCGGTCGCAGCGCGATCGAGAGCTTCACGAAGGAGAAGAGCGTATGGGTACGTCTGGACTAG
- a CDS encoding AMP-binding protein produces the protein MGTSGLAPQGADVPVVARLRELRGLARWSPAADYSIVQDALFAQDPDAVAVLTAGPQEVGEITFGEVQEAALRIGDVLRAQGVDPGDRVALYLDPSPAAAEVVFGVLAAGAVLLPIPRLMAGGSVSHRLSDSGAKVLVTDGLGLERLRSTGCDIEGRAVLTVDGSEGKGIAGRKVDDHSDAPWPAGPTHPALLMYTSGTSGPPKGILHGHQVLLGHAGVDYAFELFQPGDVYYGTADWGWIGGLMLGLLVPWSFGVPVVAQRQTRFDADATLELFARCGVTTAFLPPSVLRLLQANGRAPERRLRAVVTGGEAAGRSEMAWSRLHLSQAVNKAYGQTEANGLIGDSAVLGSVDDDTMGAPYPGHTIALLGEDGREVAHGEVGEIALRLPDPVALLGIWDAKTEGPVPPAGEWHRTNDLARRAHGQRLEYLGRADDVIKSRGYRIGPSEIEDALVNHPLVAEAVAVGIPDDKIGQRVKVFLRITGGETGGEVGEALRSELCDLVAATVGPHARPREFEVVSSLPRTETGKLLRRALAPAPH, from the coding sequence ATGGGTACGTCTGGACTAGCGCCGCAGGGCGCCGACGTCCCGGTCGTCGCCCGACTGCGCGAGCTGCGGGGCCTCGCCCGGTGGTCACCCGCCGCGGACTACTCGATCGTCCAGGACGCGCTCTTCGCGCAGGATCCGGACGCGGTGGCCGTGCTCACGGCCGGACCGCAGGAAGTCGGCGAGATCACGTTCGGCGAGGTCCAGGAGGCCGCGCTGCGGATCGGTGACGTACTGCGGGCGCAGGGCGTCGATCCGGGCGACCGGGTCGCGCTCTACCTCGACCCTTCGCCGGCCGCGGCGGAGGTGGTCTTCGGAGTGCTGGCCGCCGGGGCGGTGCTGCTGCCGATCCCGCGGCTCATGGCCGGCGGCTCGGTCTCGCACCGCCTGAGCGACTCAGGGGCGAAGGTGCTCGTCACCGACGGGCTGGGCCTTGAACGGCTGCGCTCGACGGGCTGCGACATCGAGGGCCGTGCGGTGCTGACGGTCGACGGTTCCGAGGGGAAGGGGATCGCCGGGCGGAAGGTCGACGACCACTCCGACGCACCCTGGCCGGCCGGTCCGACGCACCCCGCCCTGCTGATGTACACCTCGGGCACCAGCGGTCCGCCCAAGGGCATCCTGCACGGCCACCAGGTGCTGCTCGGCCATGCCGGAGTGGACTACGCCTTCGAGTTGTTCCAGCCCGGGGACGTCTACTACGGGACGGCCGACTGGGGGTGGATCGGTGGCCTCATGCTGGGGCTCCTCGTCCCGTGGTCGTTCGGCGTCCCGGTCGTCGCGCAGCGGCAGACGCGTTTCGATGCCGATGCCACGCTGGAGCTGTTCGCGCGGTGCGGCGTCACGACCGCCTTCCTGCCGCCCTCCGTCCTGCGCCTGTTGCAGGCGAACGGCCGGGCGCCGGAGCGCAGGCTGCGTGCCGTCGTCACCGGCGGCGAGGCGGCGGGACGTTCGGAGATGGCGTGGTCCCGGCTGCACCTGTCGCAGGCCGTGAACAAGGCGTACGGCCAGACCGAGGCGAACGGTCTCATCGGTGACTCGGCGGTGCTGGGCTCCGTCGACGACGACACGATGGGCGCCCCCTACCCGGGCCACACCATCGCGCTGCTCGGCGAGGACGGCCGGGAGGTCGCCCACGGTGAGGTCGGCGAGATCGCCCTGCGGCTTCCCGACCCGGTCGCGCTGCTGGGGATCTGGGATGCGAAGACGGAGGGCCCGGTACCTCCGGCCGGCGAATGGCACCGGACCAACGACCTGGCCAGGCGTGCTCATGGACAGCGCCTGGAGTACCTGGGCCGCGCGGACGACGTCATCAAGAGCCGCGGCTACCGGATCGGCCCCTCGGAGATCGAGGACGCCCTGGTGAACCACCCGTTGGTGGCCGAGGCCGTCGCGGTCGGCATCCCGGACGACAAGATCGGTCAGCGGGTGAAGGTCTTCCTGCGGATCACCGGCGGCGAGACCGGCGGCGAGGTCGGGGAGGCGCTCCGCTCGGAGCTGTGCGACCTGGTGGCCGCCACGGTCGGGCCGCACGCCAGACCCCGTGAGTTCGAGGTGGTCTCCTCGCTGCCGAGGACGGAGACCGGGAAGCTCCTGCGGCGCGCCCTCGCTCCGGCCCCGCACTGA